A single genomic interval of Clostridium facile harbors:
- the leuD gene encoding 3-isopropylmalate dehydratase small subunit yields the protein MKAHGLVHQYGDNVDTDVIIPARYLNIMDRKELASHCMEDIDADFVKKVKPGDIMVAHSNFGCGSSREHAPLVIKESGISVVIASTFARIFYRNAINIGLPIMECPEAAEKIQDGDEVEVDFDTGVITNLTKNETYQAQPFPEFIKEIINANGLLNSIKQKQGK from the coding sequence ATGAAAGCACATGGTTTAGTACATCAGTATGGGGATAATGTGGATACCGATGTTATTATCCCAGCAAGATATTTAAATATTATGGACCGCAAAGAATTGGCTTCCCACTGTATGGAAGATATTGACGCGGATTTTGTAAAGAAAGTGAAACCAGGGGATATTATGGTGGCACACAGCAATTTCGGCTGTGGTTCTTCCCGTGAGCACGCCCCACTGGTCATCAAGGAAAGTGGCATTTCGGTGGTTATTGCTTCTACTTTTGCGCGTATTTTCTACCGCAACGCAATCAATATTGGCTTGCCAATTATGGAATGTCCAGAGGCTGCTGAAAAAATTCAGGATGGCGATGAAGTGGAAGTGGATTTTGATACAGGTGTTATCACCAATTTGACCAAAAATGAAACTTATCAGGCGCAACCATTCCCAGAATTTATTAAAGAGATTATCAACGCCAATGGACTGTTAAATTCAATCAAACAAAAACAGGGAAAATAA
- a CDS encoding glycosyl hydrolase: MKQKVLKKISAAGLAGLIAAVSVTAAIPSVSAAESGNPTFATEFKDPSGTAKPFIRWWVMPGAMTEQETKREIRQMAEAGFGGIELVALSTVASFGSEGWNQCMQWALEEALDCGIQLDFTIGQGWPIKTPAITDKNDIRTEQGLFYKNVDFIATTGNMAYTADQIPFPDEQFETERPYELVAVTAAKQVDGIYDPNSAIDITSSITGMSDNTDVSNASLNWTAPEEGNWTIFYLYRQAISTASSWGSSDPVIDHFSKDATQAVLDYWENTVMAGDLKGLYEQNGGNIFCDSLELGQATKDQSAFWTANLLEEFKMRRGYDLTPYLPAIFMEGFYPYYSHTKGADAASDFNFGTQGTQIREDFYQTLTELFTENHVAVIRDWANTHNMKLRYQVYGNCMEVTEASLATDIVETESWGHFDNKDMYRTQSGVVHMTGSNIYSTESSAVKNLGWAQTWTGSHRSDKELDENGYYWPTDGTNYVYPGGDDNLAGADVINEDAGLLYHYNRELATGVNRIVMHGFSYKSSLMQQWPGDSFMSMAGFPNEWDDKTPMWNHIDQMTDYLARTQYVMQKGQADIDLAIYRKANYERSEGFDWALNELEKAGYTYDFAAPALLDLDNAVTSTVNGKTVLAADGPSYKALILDQRYLVTEGQEKDGLTASSMPVATAEKILNYAKAGLPIVIVGEAPSKVGSFCGSDEAMNAENAKLAEIMAEIEALSTTKIVATKDNVPAALSELGVSSDVQKDNDSALLNFHRTDADADYYYLYNSDLNEEISQTISLQGEGTPYFLDPWSGEITQIAEYTQEDGKTTISVDLKANENMLIALAKDTWTGASANGNHITKTNADSVGYQDGTLVARTSKQGNYTFDFSNGTSSTVEINAAQQPITLNHWTMNLESWSAGDTALETKKENLGPYELDELVPWNEIEGLEDVAGVATYNTSFELENGWEQGQGAMISFTRVSDTMKLKVNGTEVPVNQLSNTIDIGKYLVKGTNNITVEVTSNLANIKTERTQEFGIIGDVTVTPYVQTTLEVPEPEQPTPSEPSNPSTPSETPSETPSNPSTPSTSTPTTGDMAFPALIVALGAAGATALVIAKRKKH; encoded by the coding sequence ATGAAGCAAAAAGTATTAAAAAAAATATCCGCAGCTGGTTTAGCTGGTTTAATTGCAGCTGTTTCGGTTACAGCAGCAATTCCCAGTGTTTCTGCTGCTGAAAGTGGAAATCCTACGTTTGCTACAGAATTTAAGGATCCATCTGGCACTGCAAAACCATTTATCCGTTGGTGGGTTATGCCAGGTGCAATGACTGAACAGGAAACGAAACGAGAAATCCGCCAAATGGCTGAAGCCGGCTTTGGAGGAATTGAACTAGTAGCACTGTCTACAGTTGCGTCATTTGGTTCAGAAGGTTGGAATCAATGTATGCAATGGGCATTAGAAGAAGCTTTAGACTGTGGAATTCAGTTAGATTTTACAATCGGGCAAGGTTGGCCAATAAAAACCCCAGCAATTACTGACAAAAATGATATTCGGACAGAACAAGGATTATTCTATAAAAATGTAGATTTTATTGCTACTACTGGAAATATGGCATATACAGCAGATCAAATTCCATTTCCAGATGAGCAATTTGAAACAGAACGTCCTTATGAACTGGTCGCTGTTACTGCTGCCAAGCAGGTAGATGGTATTTATGACCCTAATAGTGCTATTGATATTACATCATCTATTACCGGAATGTCCGATAATACAGATGTTTCCAATGCCAGTTTAAACTGGACTGCTCCGGAAGAAGGAAATTGGACAATTTTTTATTTATACCGTCAAGCAATTTCTACTGCTTCTAGCTGGGGTTCTTCTGACCCTGTAATCGACCATTTTAGCAAAGACGCTACCCAAGCTGTTCTAGATTATTGGGAAAACACTGTAATGGCTGGCGACTTAAAAGGGTTATATGAACAAAATGGCGGCAATATCTTCTGTGATTCCCTAGAATTAGGGCAAGCTACTAAAGACCAGTCCGCATTTTGGACGGCAAATCTGTTAGAAGAATTTAAAATGCGTCGTGGTTATGATTTAACCCCATATCTTCCAGCAATCTTTATGGAAGGATTTTATCCTTACTATTCCCATACCAAAGGCGCTGATGCAGCTTCCGATTTTAATTTTGGTACACAGGGCACCCAAATTAGAGAAGATTTTTACCAGACATTAACAGAATTATTTACCGAAAACCACGTTGCTGTCATTCGTGATTGGGCAAATACTCATAACATGAAACTTCGCTATCAAGTATATGGGAACTGTATGGAAGTAACGGAAGCTTCCCTGGCAACTGATATTGTAGAAACTGAATCCTGGGGACATTTTGATAATAAAGATATGTACCGTACCCAAAGTGGTGTAGTACATATGACGGGCAGCAATATCTACTCCACAGAGTCCTCTGCTGTTAAAAATCTAGGTTGGGCACAAACTTGGACGGGCTCTCACCGTTCCGACAAAGAACTAGATGAAAACGGATATTATTGGCCAACCGATGGTACAAACTACGTTTATCCAGGCGGAGACGACAATCTGGCAGGTGCAGATGTGATCAATGAAGATGCAGGTTTACTGTATCATTATAACCGTGAACTTGCAACTGGTGTTAACCGTATTGTTATGCACGGATTTTCATATAAGTCCTCTCTTATGCAGCAATGGCCTGGAGATTCCTTTATGTCCATGGCTGGATTCCCAAATGAATGGGATGACAAAACACCAATGTGGAACCATATTGACCAAATGACAGATTATTTGGCACGCACCCAATATGTGATGCAAAAAGGCCAAGCTGATATTGATTTGGCTATTTACCGTAAAGCAAATTACGAACGCAGCGAAGGGTTTGACTGGGCTTTAAACGAACTTGAAAAAGCCGGATATACTTACGATTTTGCCGCACCAGCTTTATTGGATTTAGATAACGCCGTTACATCTACTGTAAATGGAAAAACAGTTCTGGCTGCTGATGGCCCTTCTTATAAAGCGCTGATATTAGACCAACGATATTTAGTAACAGAAGGTCAAGAAAAAGATGGACTTACTGCATCCAGCATGCCAGTGGCTACAGCAGAAAAAATCTTGAACTACGCAAAAGCTGGCTTACCAATTGTTATTGTTGGAGAAGCTCCAAGCAAAGTGGGCTCCTTCTGTGGCTCTGATGAAGCAATGAATGCTGAAAACGCTAAGCTTGCTGAAATTATGGCTGAAATTGAAGCACTGTCAACAACAAAAATTGTTGCTACAAAAGATAATGTCCCTGCTGCATTATCTGAACTAGGGGTATCGTCTGATGTACAGAAAGATAATGATTCCGCCTTATTAAACTTCCATCGTACCGATGCAGATGCTGATTATTATTATCTCTATAATTCTGATTTGAATGAAGAAATTTCCCAAACTATTTCTTTACAGGGAGAAGGCACTCCTTACTTCTTGGATCCATGGTCCGGTGAAATCACCCAAATCGCAGAATATACACAGGAAGATGGCAAAACTACAATCTCTGTTGACTTAAAAGCAAATGAGAACATGCTTATTGCTCTGGCAAAAGATACTTGGACTGGCGCTTCCGCAAATGGAAACCATATTACCAAAACCAATGCTGATTCTGTGGGATACCAAGATGGTACTCTTGTTGCTAGAACATCCAAACAAGGAAACTACACATTTGACTTCAGCAATGGCACCTCTAGTACCGTTGAAATAAATGCTGCTCAACAACCTATTACTTTGAACCACTGGACAATGAATTTGGAATCCTGGTCTGCTGGTGATACTGCTTTGGAAACCAAAAAAGAAAATTTAGGCCCATATGAATTGGATGAATTAGTACCTTGGAACGAAATTGAAGGTTTAGAGGATGTAGCAGGCGTTGCTACCTACAATACTTCCTTTGAGCTAGAAAACGGCTGGGAACAAGGGCAAGGCGCTATGATTTCCTTTACCAGAGTATCTGATACCATGAAATTAAAGGTAAATGGTACTGAAGTACCAGTTAACCAGCTTTCCAATACTATTGACATTGGAAAGTACCTAGTAAAAGGTACAAACAATATTACAGTAGAGGTTACCTCCAATCTAGCAAACATCAAAACAGAACGCACTCAGGAATTTGGTATTATTGGTGATGTAACAGTTACTCCATATGTACAAACTACCTTAGAAGTTCCTGAACCAGAACAACCAACCCCAAGCGAACCTTCCAATCCATCCACTCCTTCTGAAACTCCATCAGAAACTCCTTCCAATCCTTCTACCCCATCTACTTCCACTCCAACCACAGGGGATATGGCATTCCCAGCATTGATCGTTGCATTAGGGGCTGCTGGCGCTACTGCTCTGGTTATTGCAAAACGGAAAAAACATTAA
- a CDS encoding AraC family transcriptional regulator: MNLDMYIQKEIQRTQQYNSKNSLKTWIHNQVSQSGFYVVPIEGMLKEGETISVLIHSQDEVPPKQLPYFHNHTYFELIYVYHGTCINRFQDHEIELHQGDILLLNPNVLHAPYIMEPTDCVFNVMLSKKLFETSMMSLLSDNKFLSEFFFNYLYQMNQTRDYIYFPTHHNPSIDETVTGIIYEYINKQPFYIKIMESGLSMLFGLLTRQYAFDHHIEEHIRSKTAVLPDMIAYINEHCKDITLNELEQQFSYSSSYISKLLKKHTGQSFSDLVCKFRLDHACELLQNTNLSMSELSELVGFSDSHYFNKVFKKRFGIAPSQYRKGMQGQNEN; the protein is encoded by the coding sequence GTGAATCTTGATATGTACATTCAAAAAGAAATACAACGTACCCAACAATATAATAGTAAAAACTCATTGAAAACGTGGATTCATAATCAGGTAAGTCAGTCTGGATTTTATGTAGTTCCCATTGAAGGAATGTTAAAAGAAGGGGAAACGATTTCTGTGTTGATACATAGTCAGGATGAAGTTCCTCCAAAACAACTTCCTTATTTCCATAATCATACCTATTTTGAGTTAATTTATGTCTACCATGGAACCTGTATCAACCGTTTTCAAGATCATGAAATAGAACTTCACCAAGGGGATATTCTATTATTAAATCCTAATGTACTACATGCACCGTATATCATGGAACCTACTGATTGTGTCTTTAATGTAATGTTAAGCAAAAAGCTGTTTGAGACCTCGATGATGTCACTGCTTTCGGACAATAAATTTTTAAGCGAATTCTTTTTCAATTATTTATATCAGATGAATCAGACAAGAGATTATATTTATTTTCCAACCCACCATAATCCTTCGATTGATGAAACAGTAACTGGAATTATTTATGAGTATATCAATAAACAACCGTTTTATATTAAAATTATGGAATCAGGATTATCCATGTTATTTGGGCTGCTCACCCGCCAATATGCTTTTGACCACCATATTGAGGAGCACATCCGTTCAAAAACAGCGGTACTTCCAGATATGATCGCTTATATCAATGAACATTGTAAAGATATTACATTAAATGAATTAGAACAGCAGTTTTCTTATTCTTCCAGTTATATATCTAAATTATTAAAAAAACATACTGGTCAGAGTTTTTCTGATTTGGTGTGTAAATTTCGATTGGATCATGCTTGTGAATTACTACAAAACACAAATTTGAGTATGTCAGAATTATCGGAATTGGTAGGTTTTAGCGACAGCCATTATTTCAATAAAGTGTTTAAAAAACGGTTTGGCATTGCGCCTTCCCAATATCGGAAAGGAATGCAAGGACAAAATGAAAATTGA
- a CDS encoding glycosyl hydrolase has product MKKKFVKRVSCITLAAALSFSMLGNTIPATAESETQTTSFAEQFQNPGGSSKPYARWWICPGIMTEEETRREIRTMAEGGFGGLELVGMDLTTVPFGSDEWNQTMKWALDEAIKCGITLDFTLSQMWPLSVPAITDVNDTRLEQGLFYKDVAFTATDNQMVYQENSLPIPDGNFDTEMESELVAVTAAQKQSDGSYDSTTAIDLMKDQNATIDQTAGTITWTAPKEGDWTIFYIYRQSTGVMAKAGGTYVIDHTSKEATQALIDCWEEGFRKDPELQALYEKNGGSVYADSLELGNQKKPEAAMWTKDLLEEFQTRRGYDLTPYLPAIFMDNFYPYYAHKNTIDSNSHFDFNEVGYQVRMDFFKTLTELYNENHLSTLAEWAHSHNMTLRYQGSYNSPFEITDSVLNVDISETESWNMHDTRDGYRLQSGAVHMKGDQIYSTESSALSGLAWRQTWTGSYTQGIDGYPNNNDSADGTSLDVGLLTYLNREFATGVNRVVMHGFSYKSDQTNSWPGDSGMSDKAGFPNEWDDKTPLWQHVNAMTDYLSRIQFVLQQGQGNIDLALYRYNYYDTSSLLDADLNALESNGYSYDYVSPTVLNMDNAVVSIQNGQPVLAADGPSYKALVIDQRLNADTGEQKTCDMPLETAKKILDYAEAGLPVIILGDVPTSVGSYGGSVEKMNQQNAQLAQVMQELCSLDSVILLSNSNRENLVATLKQISITPDATPNQPSTNLFYHRSDENVEYYYAYNNSLKESCTQSVTFEGEGIPYQLDPWSGEISPIAQYEQKDGKTILEVSLQPNDNMLIAIAKEGWNDTTPQNHIVSSDVPVVYDENGNLVARTTEQNSYSFTNQNGDITSIQVEAAEEPLQLNQWTMQIESWTPGETPLETNKEILGPYQLDQLVPWNEIEGLEDVAGVATYNTSFELENGWEQGQGAMISFTRVSDTMKLKVNGTEVPVNQLSNTVDIGKYLVKGTNNITVEVTSNLANIKTERTQEFGVIGDVTVTPYVQTTLEIPEPEQPTPSESSNPSTPSETPSETPFNPSTPSTSTPTTGDMAFPALIVALGAAGATALVIAKRKKH; this is encoded by the coding sequence ATGAAGAAAAAATTTGTGAAACGGGTTTCTTGCATCACACTAGCGGCGGCTTTGTCGTTTAGTATGCTTGGCAATACCATTCCAGCAACCGCTGAGTCAGAAACCCAAACAACCTCATTTGCAGAACAGTTCCAAAATCCAGGAGGCTCATCAAAACCTTATGCTCGTTGGTGGATCTGCCCTGGTATCATGACAGAAGAAGAGACACGTCGGGAAATCCGCACCATGGCAGAAGGCGGATTTGGTGGGTTAGAGCTTGTTGGAATGGATTTAACAACTGTTCCCTTTGGAAGCGATGAATGGAATCAAACGATGAAATGGGCATTGGACGAAGCAATTAAATGTGGGATTACCCTGGATTTCACCTTGAGCCAAATGTGGCCTTTATCCGTACCGGCTATCACCGATGTAAACGACACCAGGTTAGAACAAGGGTTATTTTATAAGGATGTTGCCTTTACCGCAACCGATAACCAAATGGTATACCAGGAAAATAGCCTGCCCATTCCAGATGGAAATTTTGATACTGAAATGGAAAGCGAACTGGTTGCAGTAACAGCTGCTCAAAAACAATCAGATGGGTCTTATGATTCTACTACAGCAATTGATCTGATGAAAGATCAGAACGCCACAATCGACCAAACTGCTGGAACCATTACATGGACTGCACCAAAAGAAGGAGACTGGACAATATTTTATATTTATCGGCAATCTACAGGGGTTATGGCAAAAGCAGGTGGAACTTATGTAATTGACCATACCAGCAAAGAGGCAACCCAGGCATTAATTGACTGTTGGGAAGAAGGGTTCCGAAAAGATCCTGAATTACAAGCCTTGTATGAAAAAAATGGAGGCAGTGTATATGCTGATTCATTAGAATTAGGTAACCAGAAAAAACCTGAAGCTGCTATGTGGACAAAAGATTTACTGGAAGAATTCCAAACCCGTCGCGGATATGATTTAACACCATATTTACCAGCAATATTTATGGACAATTTTTATCCTTATTATGCCCACAAAAATACAATAGATAGTAACTCACATTTTGATTTTAACGAGGTTGGCTATCAGGTAAGGATGGATTTTTTCAAAACATTAACCGAATTATACAACGAAAACCATCTTTCCACGTTAGCAGAATGGGCCCACAGCCATAACATGACATTACGCTATCAGGGCAGTTATAATTCTCCCTTTGAAATTACTGATTCTGTTTTAAATGTAGATATTTCAGAAACAGAATCCTGGAATATGCATGACACCCGTGATGGATACCGTTTACAAAGTGGCGCCGTCCATATGAAAGGCGACCAAATATATTCCACTGAATCCTCAGCTCTATCTGGATTGGCATGGAGGCAAACCTGGACAGGTTCCTACACTCAGGGAATCGACGGATACCCCAATAATAACGATTCCGCAGACGGAACTTCTTTAGATGTTGGTTTGTTGACCTATTTGAACCGCGAATTTGCTACTGGAGTCAATCGAGTAGTCATGCATGGATTTTCTTATAAATCAGATCAAACCAATTCCTGGCCTGGAGACTCTGGAATGTCGGATAAAGCTGGTTTTCCAAACGAATGGGATGATAAAACTCCATTGTGGCAGCATGTCAATGCAATGACCGATTATTTATCTAGAATACAGTTTGTTTTACAACAGGGACAGGGAAATATTGATCTGGCACTCTACCGTTACAATTATTATGATACATCAAGTCTATTAGATGCTGATTTAAATGCATTAGAATCCAACGGATATTCCTACGATTATGTTTCTCCTACTGTTTTAAATATGGACAACGCTGTTGTATCCATACAAAATGGTCAGCCTGTTTTAGCTGCGGATGGCCCTTCTTATAAAGCATTGGTAATCGACCAACGGTTAAACGCAGATACCGGTGAACAGAAAACCTGCGATATGCCTTTGGAAACTGCCAAAAAAATCCTAGATTACGCAGAAGCTGGATTGCCTGTTATCATTCTTGGTGATGTACCAACTAGTGTGGGTAGCTATGGCGGTAGTGTTGAGAAAATGAATCAGCAAAATGCTCAGTTAGCACAGGTGATGCAGGAACTATGCAGTCTGGATAGTGTTATTTTACTTTCCAATTCCAATCGCGAAAACCTGGTTGCTACACTAAAACAGATTTCGATTACCCCAGACGCAACTCCAAATCAGCCTTCTACCAATTTGTTCTATCACCGCAGTGATGAAAATGTAGAATATTACTATGCTTACAATAATAGTTTAAAAGAAAGCTGTACCCAATCTGTCACATTTGAAGGGGAAGGTATTCCATACCAGTTAGATCCATGGTCTGGTGAAATTAGTCCAATTGCTCAATATGAACAAAAAGATGGCAAAACCATTCTTGAAGTCTCATTACAGCCAAATGATAATATGTTGATTGCCATCGCAAAAGAAGGTTGGAACGATACTACCCCGCAAAACCATATTGTATCATCAGATGTCCCAGTAGTGTATGATGAAAATGGAAATCTAGTAGCACGGACAACAGAACAAAACAGCTATTCCTTTACCAATCAAAATGGAGATATTACCTCAATTCAGGTAGAAGCAGCAGAGGAACCGCTCCAATTAAATCAATGGACCATGCAAATAGAATCCTGGACACCGGGCGAAACTCCACTGGAAACCAACAAAGAGATTTTAGGGCCATATCAATTGGATCAATTAGTACCTTGGAACGAAATTGAAGGTTTAGAGGATGTAGCAGGTGTTGCTACCTACAATACTTCTTTTGAACTGGAAAACGGCTGGGAACAAGGGCAAGGCGCTATGATTTCCTTTACCAGAGTATCTGATACCATGAAATTAAAGGTAAATGGTACTGAAGTACCAGTCAACCAGCTTTCCAATACTGTTGATATTGGAAAATACCTGGTAAAAGGTACAAACAACATTACGGTAGAGGTTACCTCCAACCTGGCAAACATTAAAACAGAACGCACCCAGGAATTTGGTGTCATCGGTGATGTAACAGTTACTCCATATGTACAAACTACCCTAGAAATTCCTGAACCAGAACAACCAACCCCAAGCGAATCTTCCAATCCATCCACTCCTTCTGAAACTCCATCAGAAACTCCTTTCAATCCTTCTACCCCATCTACTTCCACTCCAACCACAGGGGATATGGCATTCCCAGCATTGATCGTTGCATTAGGGGCTGCTGGCGCTACTGCTCTGGTTATCGCAAAACGGAAAAAACATTAA
- the leuB gene encoding 3-isopropylmalate dehydrogenase: MEKKIAVIKGDGIGPEIVDQALRVLNKIAEKYGHTFHYTDVLMGGVSIDATGVPLTNEALETAKQSDAVLLGAVGGPKWDNQPANLRPEKGLLAIRKGLNLFANLRPAVLYEELNAACPLREDIIGDGFDMMIMRELTGGLYFGERKTIEENGVQKAIDTLTYDENEIRRIAIKGFDIARKRRNKVTSVDKANVLDSSRLWRKVVHEVAKDYPDVELEDMLVDNCAMQLVRDPKQFDVILTENMFGDILSDEASMVTGSIGMLASASLNETKFGMYEPSHGSAPDIAGQNKANPIATILSASMMLRYSFDMDKEADDVDQAIKKVLQKGYRTGDIMSEGNTLVTCSEMGDAILQEL, translated from the coding sequence ATGGAAAAAAAGATTGCTGTTATTAAAGGGGATGGCATTGGTCCTGAAATTGTGGATCAGGCGCTCCGTGTATTGAACAAAATTGCCGAAAAATACGGCCATACTTTCCATTATACTGATGTGTTAATGGGCGGTGTATCCATTGACGCTACTGGTGTGCCTTTGACAAACGAAGCTTTGGAAACCGCAAAACAAAGCGATGCGGTTTTATTGGGTGCTGTTGGTGGTCCGAAATGGGATAACCAGCCAGCCAATTTACGTCCAGAAAAAGGTCTGTTGGCAATTCGGAAAGGGCTGAACTTGTTCGCGAACCTTCGTCCAGCCGTATTATATGAGGAATTAAACGCGGCTTGTCCATTGCGGGAAGATATTATTGGCGATGGATTTGATATGATGATTATGCGTGAATTGACTGGAGGCTTGTACTTTGGGGAACGCAAAACCATTGAGGAAAATGGGGTGCAAAAGGCCATTGATACCTTAACTTATGATGAAAATGAAATTAGAAGGATTGCCATCAAAGGGTTTGACATTGCCCGGAAACGCCGCAATAAAGTGACCAGCGTGGATAAAGCCAATGTACTGGATTCTTCCCGTTTATGGAGAAAAGTGGTACATGAAGTTGCAAAAGACTATCCAGATGTAGAATTAGAGGATATGTTGGTGGATAACTGCGCAATGCAATTGGTACGTGACCCAAAACAATTTGACGTTATTTTGACAGAAAATATGTTTGGGGATATTTTGTCTGATGAAGCAAGTATGGTTACTGGTTCCATTGGCATGTTGGCTTCCGCCAGCTTAAACGAAACAAAGTTTGGTATGTATGAACCAAGCCATGGTTCCGCACCGGATATTGCGGGACAGAATAAAGCCAACCCAATTGCGACCATTCTTTCTGCTTCGATGATGCTGCGTTATTCCTTTGATATGGATAAAGAAGCCGATGATGTTGATCAGGCGATTAAGAAAGTACTACAAAAGGGATATCGTACAGGTGATATCATGAGTGAAGGCAATACTTTAGTAACCTGTTCCGAAATGGGTGACGCTATTTTACAAGAGTTATAA
- a CDS encoding AraC family transcriptional regulator, whose translation MDLNQYLQAEYKRAAHILFDPKVKEKRQLQLDQQGFYTIPFDGISKGLDRDIVILLHGKTCKRMHKPKQILWHNHDYFEMVYVYRGGCFNQFQDAVIQLHQGDILLLNPTIIHHLYTTEENDCVFNIMLSKSLFEGSMWQLLSDNKLMSNFFVNYFYQMNKTKDYMYFDSFQNHQIQDTITSMIGEYLSKKPGYHKVVQSYLVILFAYLSRQYIETNHIDQNNLGQNSLLPDIIAYIAQNYKSVTLTEVQDHFNYSSGHISRLMKQHTGKTFSEIVHNFKLDHAKELLQTTNLDMTEIAEQIGFNDSNYLNKVFKKRFGVAPSQYRKGMQNES comes from the coding sequence ATGGATCTTAACCAATACTTACAAGCAGAATATAAACGTGCAGCCCATATTTTATTTGACCCGAAGGTAAAAGAAAAAAGACAGTTGCAATTAGACCAACAGGGATTTTATACGATTCCATTTGATGGGATATCCAAAGGACTTGACCGTGATATTGTTATCCTATTACATGGAAAAACTTGCAAAAGAATGCACAAACCAAAACAGATACTATGGCATAACCATGATTATTTTGAGATGGTTTATGTTTATCGTGGAGGATGTTTCAACCAGTTCCAGGATGCTGTTATCCAACTTCATCAAGGTGACATCCTTTTATTAAATCCTACGATTATCCATCATTTATATACTACAGAGGAGAATGACTGCGTCTTTAATATTATGCTAAGCAAGTCCCTATTTGAAGGTTCTATGTGGCAGCTATTATCGGATAATAAATTGATGAGCAATTTTTTTGTCAACTATTTCTACCAGATGAATAAAACCAAGGATTATATGTATTTTGATAGTTTTCAAAACCATCAAATTCAAGATACGATTACTAGCATGATAGGGGAGTATTTGAGCAAAAAACCAGGGTACCATAAAGTTGTCCAATCATATTTGGTGATCCTATTTGCTTATTTGTCCCGCCAATATATCGAAACCAACCATATTGACCAAAATAATTTGGGACAAAATAGTTTACTGCCAGATATTATTGCATACATTGCCCAAAATTATAAAAGTGTCACACTAACAGAAGTACAGGATCATTTTAATTATTCATCGGGGCATATTTCACGGTTGATGAAACAACATACCGGTAAAACGTTTTCTGAAATTGTCCACAATTTTAAGCTGGACCACGCTAAGGAATTATTACAGACAACGAATTTGGATATGACTGAAATAGCAGAACAGATAGGCTTTAATGACAGTAATTATTTGAACAAGGTATTTAAAAAGCGGTTTGGAGTTGCCCCTTCCCAATATCGAAAAGGGATGCAGAATGAATCATAG